One stretch of Euphorbia lathyris chromosome 7, ddEupLath1.1, whole genome shotgun sequence DNA includes these proteins:
- the LOC136235794 gene encoding metal-nicotianamine transporter YSL3-like — protein MTGFLFVSCFVGLFALVPLRKIMVMDYKLSYPSGTATAVLINGFHTPKGDKMARKQVQGFTKFFSISFIWAFFQWFYSGGDSVCGFAQFPTFGLKAWKNTFYFDFSLTYVGAGMICSHVVNLSLLLGALVSWAVMWPQIGGLKGDWYPSSLPLTSMKSLNGYKVFVSIALILGDGLYNFFKILYFTACNMRGKHKTFPEEHKNEGPEDLRRNELFMRETIPVGVALIGYITFSIISIIVIPLIFPQLKWYFVVIAYILAPALSFCNAYGAGLTDINMAYNYGKVALFALAAMSGKNEGVIAGLVGCGLMKSIVSISSDLMHDFKTGYLTLTSPRSMLVSQAIGTAIGCVVAPLTFFLFYKAFDVGNPDGQYKAPYAIVYRNMAILGVQGGFSALPQHCLHLCYGFFAFAVLANLLRDLSPKHIGKWIPLPMAMAVPFLVGAYFAVDMCVGSLVVFVWHKLNSRKAGLMIPAVASGFICGDGLWILPSSILALFKIRPPICMNFLPNH, from the exons ATGACTGGTTTCCTCTTCGTTAGCTGTTTTGTTGGTCTGTTTGCTTTGGTTCCTCTTAGGAAG ATTATGGTAATGGATTACAAATTAAGTTATCCAAGTGGAACAGCTACTGCAGTTCTTATCAATGGTTTCCACACTCCTAAAGGGGACAAGATGGCCAG GAAGCAGGTTCAAGGGTTCACGAAGTTTTTCTCAATAAGCTTCATTTGGGCTTTCTTTCAATGGTTCTATTCTGGTGGAGATTCTGTATGTGGATTTGCTCAGTTCCCAACATTCGGATTGAAAGCATGGAAAAATAC ATTTTACTTCGATTTTAGCCTGACTTATGTGGGAGCTGGAATGATATGTTCCCATGTTGTGAATTTGTCTTTGCTTCTTGGTGCTTTGGTTTCTTGGGCAGTCATGTGGCCACAAATAGGTGGTCTTAAAGGAGATTGGTACCCTTCTTCTTTACCACTAACCAGTATGAAGAGTTTAAACGGTTACAAG GTTTTTGTTTCCATTGCTCTGATCCTTGGGGATGGGCTCTATAATTTTTTCAAGATACTCTATTTCACTGCCTGTAACATGCGTGGAAAACACAAAACTT TTCCTGAAGAACACAAGAATGAAGGTCCTGAAGATCTTCGAAGAAACGAGCTTTTTATGAGAGAAACAATTCCAGTAGGGGTAGCTTTAATAGGCTACATTACATTCTCCATAATCTCCATCATAGTGATCCCCCTAATATTTCCACAGCTAAAATGGTACTTCGTAGTAATTGCTTACATCCTAGCACCAGCACTGAGCTTCTGCAACGCTTATGGAGCAGGTCTAACTGATATAAACATGGCCTACAACTACGGCAAAGTTGCTCTCTTTGCACTAGCAGCCATGTCAGGAAAGAACGAAGGTGTTATTGCAGGGCTCGTCGGATGTGGCTTGATGAAATCAATTGTATCAATCTCTTCTGATCTGATGCATGATTTCAAGACAGGTTATCTAACACTCACTTCGCCTCGTTCCATGCTCGTTAGTCAGGCAATCGGGACAGCAATAGGCTGTGTAGTAGCTCCTCTCacattctttctcttttacaAAGCTTTTGATGTTGGAAATCCTGATGGACAGTATAAAGCTCCTTATGCTATCGTCTATCGAAACATGGCGATTCTCGGTGTACAAGGCGGCTTCTCTGCTCTTCCACAGCATTGCCTGCACCTTTGCTATGGATTTTTTGCCTTTGCTGTATTGGCTAACTTGTTGAGGGACTTATCCCCTAAACATATTGGAAAATGGATACCTCTTCCAATGGCAATGGCAGTGCCTTTCCTTGTAGGGGCATATTTTGCAGTAGATATGTGTGTAGGGAGCTTGGTTGTGTTTGTATGGCATAAGTTAAACAGCAGAAAAGCAGGATTGATGATTCCTGCTGTGGCTTCTGGGTTCATTTGTGGAGATGGGTTATGGATTCTTCCTTCATCTATTCTAGCTTTGTTCAAAATTCGTCCACCCATATGCATGAATTTCTTGCCAAACCATTAG